A DNA window from Naumovozyma dairenensis CBS 421 chromosome 7, complete genome contains the following coding sequences:
- the DSF2 gene encoding Dsf2p (similar to Saccharomyces cerevisiae DSF2 (YBR007C); ancestral locus Anc_3.196): MSCTGNNSSPLDDLVNPSNNGSSDIKTNNSRRSSSFRKTNISLLSLNSTAPSERLLDKLDLSPEDELLLEMALKEEEETIRQRQLSCQNRSQSHILCMPASEFPSLRISRNYYNNTSNNTSRSNKNNRRISRNNVSTTSLLKNKQKNPIEILAGASTVNDAYIDGDDENELLPENIILKDKTLAAKVEQHFATSSRYSYMVEEEEEEEEEEEENDNSNKPILNFEKYRVENSKLVDMFVSKKQQENKKNPYSIHETGSSVIRNDSTNSSNTIFSDIGQLSKPNTQSTFESDTSTNESRVNYNDMISSSPIKKNLSKTSTNSSETLPKEFQKIPPQPPYKTHKKKSSLSSLKNLFKSSKSSHKHKHNHDKSDSTIAINTEPNSSETTPQQERFSNISLPSLVNQSPLNTTSIGKYIFPPNPSFEFELNQSKVKPYSNMQSSSNSHQRTKERSNTNSPFKTHYRSLSAQQDIYTNNNNTITKNSMGKPVQEQKTTTTTHVEVSPIRPKNRRSLSLNMQKNVSQHPWSKYTSTSSSIHKENEIIDTAIKMRHEGRLKESAEKLKKACMTGNKTAYLLYGLALRYGCGVEQDYDESFKYLQLAITSGDSGISIDKDVLHCHVDPMEIEKKNNFRDKSMYQIMREPLAPALYECGISYLKGFGVEHVDEMKGLKFLEKAASLGHIDSMCLSGTLWSRRSESSRRKKDTVRAAAWFRLAEMRGANLIGANWIYKEKYVNPPEKVL; this comes from the coding sequence ATGTCATGTActggtaataattcatcGCCATTAGACGATCTGGTAAATCCATCAAATAACGGCAGTTCAGATATCAAAACGAATAATAGCAGAAGGTCATCTTCATTCAGGAAAACTAATATCAGTTTActatctttaaattctaCAGCTCCTTCTGAAAGATTATTAGATAAACTAGATTTAAGTCCCGAAGATGAGCTTTTATTGGAAATGGCGCtaaaggaagaagaagaaacaattcGACAACGTCAATTATCATGTCAAAATCGATCACAGAGTCATATACTGTGTATGCCAGCTTCCGAATTTCCATCATTACgaatttcaagaaattattacaacAATACTAGTAACAATACTTCCAGAtctaataaaaataatagaagaaTTAGTAGGAATAATGTATCTACAACatctttattaaagaataaacaaaaaaatccAATCGAAATACTGGCTGGAGCATCCACGGTGAATGATGCTTACATAGACGGTGACGACGAGAATGAACTTCTACCCGAGAATATcatattgaaagataaaacATTAGCTGCAAAGGTTGAACAGCATTTCGCTACAAGTTCGCGATATTCATACATggtagaagaagaagaagaagaagaagaagaagaagaagaaaacgaCAACTCTAATAAACCTATATTAAACTTCGAAAAATACCGTGTAGAAAATTCTAAATTAGTTGATATGTTTGTATCTAAGAAACAACAagagaataaaaaaaatccaTATTCAATTCATGAAACTGGGTCTTCAGTTATACGAAATGACAGTACTAACAGTTCAAACACTATATTCTCTGATATTGGTCAATTATCCAAACCAAATACTCAATCAACTTTTGAAAGTGATACTTCTACTAATGAAAGTCGTGTAAATTATAATGATATgatttcatcatcaccaaTTAAAAAGAATCTATCAAAAACGAGCACGAATAGTAGCGAAACACTACCCAAAGAATTCCAAAAGATACCGCCGCAACCTCCATATAAGACACATAAAAAGAAATCGTCATTATCCtcgttgaaaaatttattcaagtcttcaaaatcatcacATAAACATAAACATAATCATGATAAAAGTGATTCAACAATAGCGATAAACACGGAACCTAACAGTTCTGAAACTACACCTCAACAAGAAcgattttcaaatataagTTTGCCATCTTTAGTAAACCAATCTCCTTTAAATACAACCAGCATTGGTAAATACATATTCCCACCAAATCCATCATTCgaatttgaattgaatcaatCGAAGGTAAAACCATATTCAAACATGCAAAGTAGTAGTAATTCTCATCAACGGACAAAGGAGAGAAGTAATACAAATTCACCATTCAAGACACATTATAGGTCATTATCAGCGCAACAAGATATCTacaccaacaacaataatactatAACTAAAAATTCAATGGGCAAACCAGTTCAGGAACAAAAAACAACCACGACCACTCACGTGGAGGTATCACCCATCAGACCCAAAAATAGAAgatctttatcattaaacATGCAAAAAAATGTTTCACAACATCCATGGTCCAAATACACATCgacttcatcttcaatacacaaagaaaatgaaataattgACACAGCAATCAAGATGAGACACGAAGGACGCTTAAAGGAATCTGCggagaaattgaaaaaagcATGTATGACAGGAAACAAAACAGcgtatttattatatggATTAGCATTACGTTATGGTTGTGGTGTTGAACAAGATTATgatgaatcatttaaatacTTACAACTTGCCATAACTAGTGGTGACAGTGGAATTTCCATCGATAAAGATGTATTACATTGTCACGTTGATCCTATGGAAattgagaaaaaaaataatttcagAGATAAATCAATGTATCAAATTATGAGAGAACCTTTAGCTCCTGCTTTGTATGAATGTGGTATTTCGTATCTGAAAGGGTTTGGCGTGGAACATGTTGACGAAATGAAAGGGCTCAAATTTTTAGAGAAAGCCGCGTCTTTAGGACATATTGATTCAATGTGCCTGAGTGGCACTTTGTGGTCACGAAGGTCTGAGTCAAGTAGAAGGAAAAAGGATACCGTGAGGGCTGCAGCATGGTTTAGATTGGCCGAAATGAGAGGTGCTAATTTAATAGGTGCCAATTGGatttataaagaaaagtatGTAAATCCTCCAGAAAAGGTACTgtag
- the UGA2 gene encoding succinate-semialdehyde dehydrogenase (NAD(P)(+)) (similar to Saccharomyces cerevisiae UGA2 (YBR006W); ancestral locus Anc_3.199) — protein MSTRKFPVPTFKNKDLISKSPLVDGEWLDPNNAKEYFEVTDPASNEIIAKMPEQTSANVEKAIDAAYRAFQTYRKTSPQERSKWLLNLYNLMIENKEDLAKLISWENGKSLEESRSEVQYAASYFQWFSQEATRVYGTTIQPSNPTSRVFTIRQPVGVCGIICPWNFPSAMITRKMAAALAVGCTVVIKPDSQTPLSALALGKLQEQAGFPKGVVNIILSHKNTPECGKTLCQSYRVKKVSFTGSTQVGKILMDQSSSTLKKLSFELGGNAPVIIFDDCDLDAAVNQTIASKFRGLGQTCVCSNRIYVHSSIIDKFADLLAEKVKKFVIGPGLEDGVTHGCIINGKAIEKIEYHANDAIKKGAKIVLKGGPLKDIGPNFYAPIILSHVPNNAVVSKEETFGPLCPIFKFDTLEEVVGYANDTELGLASYVFSKNVDTIYTVVEALEAGMVSCNTGIFSDAAIPFGGIKESGFGREGSLHGIEDYTVLKTITIGGLPPML, from the coding sequence ATGTCCACTAGAAAGTTCCCTGTTCCTACTTTTAAGAATAAAGATTTGATTTCCAAGTCTCCATTGGTAGATGGTGAATGGTTAGACCCTAACAATGCCAAAGAATACTTTGAAGTTACTGACCCTGCATCCAATGAGATAATAGCTAAAATGCCAGAACAAACTTCTGCCAATGTAGAAAAGGCCATTGATGCTGCATATAGAGCTTTCCAAACTTATAGGAAAACTTCGCCTCAAGAAAGATCGAAATGGCTTTTAAACCTTTACAATCTCatgattgaaaataaagaagatttGGCTAAATTAATCTCATGGGAAAATGGTAAATCTCTAGAAGAATCACGTTCGGAAGTTCAATACGCTGCCTCATATTTCCAATGGTTCTCTCAAGAAGCAACAAGAGTTTACGGAACAACTATTCAACCATCTAACCCGACAAGTCGTGTGTTCACTATAAGACAACCTGTTGGAGTATGTGGGATCATTTGCCCTTGGAATTTCCCAAGTGCCATGATTACAAGGAAAATGGCAGCTGCCTTGGCAGTAGGTTGTACTGTTGTCATTAAACCTGACTCTCAAACTCCATTATCTGCATTAGCCTTAGGTaaattacaagaacaagCAGGGTTTCCTAAAGGTGTagtaaatattatattgtcACATAAAAATACTCCTGAATGTGGGAAAACATTATGTCAATCGTATAGAGTCAAAAAAGTTTCATTCACTGGTTCTACTCAAGTGGGGAAAATTTTAATGGATCAATCTTCTTCCactttgaaaaagttgTCATTCGAATTAGGTGGGAATGCACCagttattatatttgatgattGTGATCTAGACGCAGCGGTCAATCAAACCATTGCCTCTAAATTTAGAGGTTTAGGCCAAACTTGCGTTTGTTCAAATAGAATTTACGTTCATAGTTCAATCATCGACAAGTTTGCTGATTTATTAGCTGAAAAGGTAAAGAAATTCGTTATCGGTCCAGGTTTAGAAGATGGCGTTACCCATGGATGTATCATTAATGGTAAAgctattgaaaaaattgaatatcatGCTAATGATGCCATTAAAAAAGGTGCCAAAATTGTCTTAAAGGGCGGGcctttgaaagatattgGTCCAAATTTTTATGCTCCTATTATCTTATCTCATGTTCCGAATAATGCAGTGGTATCTAAAGAGGAAACTTTTGGTCCATTATGtccaatttttaaatttgatacTTTGGAAGAGGTAGTTGGATACGCCAATGATACGGAATTGGGGTTGGCTTCTTATGTTTTCAGTAAGAATGTTGATACTATTTATACTGTCGTTGAAGCTTTAGAAGCTGGTATGGTTTCTTGTAATACAGGCATTTTCTCAGATGCTGCTATTCCATTTGGTGGTATTAAAGAATCTGGATTTGGAAGAGAAGGATCATTACATGGTATTGAAGATTATACTGTTTTGAAAACAATTACAATCGGAGGTTTACCACCAATGTTATAA
- the RCR1 gene encoding Rcr1p (similar to Saccharomyces cerevisiae RCR1 (YBR005W) and RCR2 (YDR003W); ancestral locus Anc_3.200) — MEQQQQQQQGKIGTGAALLAGVVGGFILGSNDDDDGDRTTITTTRTYATTATQGTRTTIYTATSTSKVISQSYTDPEDSGEFGKWFGVAIAGIVGAVLLIIIVFSIINSIRNRRKERPITGTSWIPTYNVPSTDTTFKNCRDEEDFVPQYTERVNMNDLGYYDERGDFHRNEDVRTYDGNKNSQIPPPAFFPIADPAFPSSRSSLPFSNFARPSGSPPGVPKINLPEEELQEEEGEEKIQGYAETGSQVEHLSAVPSNSPKYEIGKVKTVTTSTLTTTSTNNGINDDGESFVDVKSSRSEV, encoded by the coding sequence atggaacaacaacaacaacaacaacaaggaAAAATCGGCACCGGTGCTGCACTTTTAGCTGGGGTCGTCGGTGGGTTCATCCTAGGTAgcaatgatgatgatgacggTGATCGCACTACAATTACCACTACTAGGACATATGCTACTACTGCTACTCAGGGAACACGTACCACCATATATACTGCAACATCTACATCAAAAGTTATTTCCCAATCTTATACGGACCCTGAAGATAGTGGAGAGTTCGGTAAATGGTTTGGTGTTGCAATTGCAGGAATTGTAGGTGcagtattattaattatcattgttttttcaattattaattcCATAAGAAATAGAAGGAAAGAACGCCCCATTACAGGAACATCATGGATTCCTACCTATAATGTACCATCAACAGACACTacttttaaaaattgtCGTGATGAAGAGGATTTTGTCCCTCAATATACTGAAAGGGTTAATATGAATGATTTAGGTTATTATGATGAAAGGGGCGACTTCCATCGTAATGAAGATGTAAGAACATATGATGGTAATAAAAATTCGCAAATACCACCTCCAGCTTTTTTTCCCATTGCTGATCCTGCTTTTCCCTCTTCCAGATCATCATTACCTTTTTCGAATTTTGCTCGTCCTTCAGGTTCACCGCCAGGAGTACCAAAGATCAATCTACCAGAAGAAGAGctacaagaagaagaaggtgagGAAAAGATACAGGGATACGCTGAAACTGGTTCACAAGTTGAACATTTATCCGCTGTACCTAGTAATAGCCCTAAATATGAGATAGGGAAGGTGAAAACGGTAACAACAAGTACGCTGACGACGACCTCCACTAATAACGGCATCAATGACGATGGTGAATCGTTTGTTGATGTGAAATCATCAAGATCAGaggtataa
- the PEX2 gene encoding ubiquitin-protein ligase peroxin 2 (similar to Saccharomyces cerevisiae PEX2 (YJL210W); ancestral locus Anc_1.124), which translates to MASRVAQLDAVALDQELYTLLGSSILQSNLLNWNSIRNKNTEEIKLIIKSLIFICSTKYSVLEGVTRTYGSQLNGVSFKCRKSSLYLLTILSDYFNKKLSHYFFSSNPASTTLHNQDILRKLYSRLSKIYDIAYLLNLCVFISSSGRTNKNLYLTPIFRLFKIGSITDPIHLSSSSFYQDSIYGGLEYQNRQLLWNAILEVFNNTLLLSHKFYYSRSYIMNNKRKKKVQAKKQQQTGDSGLQCPKCENFPVNPYRMTCCQGIYCYVCVSYVLKRGYCLNCDETNDLSAQYIYHSSSTQPDNVREN; encoded by the coding sequence ATGGCTTCAAGAGTGGCACAATTAGATGCTGTAGCATTAGACCAGGAACTATACACGCTACTTGGTTCCAGTATTCTTCAAAGTAACCTTTTAAATTGGAACTCAATAAGGAATAAAAATACCGAGGAAATCAAATTGATAATCAAATCActaatatttatatgttCCACTAAATATTCTGTATTAGAAGGAGTGACTAGAACTTATGGGTCCCAGTTAAATGGTGTTTCTTTTAAGTGCCGTAAGAGCTCCCTATATTTATTGACAATTCTATCGgattatttcaataaaaaattatctcaTTATTTCTTCTCATCCAATCCTGCATCAACAACCTTACACAACCAGGACATTTTAAGAAAGTTATATTCACgattatcaaaaatatatgatatagCATATTTGCTTAATCTATgtgtttttatttcatcatcaggCCGTACTAATAAGAACCTATACTTAACACCAATTTTCAGGTTATTTAAAATCGGTTCCATTACGGATCCTATTCACctatcatcttcatcattttaTCAAGATTCCATTTATGGTGGCTTAGAATATCAAAACAGGCAATTATTATGGAACGCAATACTAGAAGTATTCAATAATACATTATTGTTGAGTCATAAATTTTATTACTCGCGATCATACATAATGAACAAtaaaaggaagaaaaaagttCAAGCCAAGAAGCAACAACAGACAGGTGATAGTGGCTTGCAGTGTCCCAAGTGTGAGAATTTCCCAGTGAATCCATATCGAATGACGTGTTGCCAGGGAATTTATTGTTACGTTTGTGTGTCATatgttttgaaaagagGTTATTGTTTGAATTGTGACGAGACTAACGATCTAAGTGCCCAGTATATCTATCATTCGTCTTCAACACAACCAGACAATGTAAGAGAGAACTAg